The proteins below come from a single Candidatus Eisenbacteria bacterium genomic window:
- a CDS encoding protein kinase, protein MIRAKEDPRLVELALVVSDARPVDWERALAESPDLEPALTQLRILAQVAEQSEQPVEPAEPDPGKTLFEWGTLRALKQLGAGGFGEVFAAWDPKLERMVALKLRRSEGGADSSGTLQWLLEARRLASVRHPNVLNVYGADVHDGRAGIWTELIAGRTLEEALTVQGVFGAGEASIIGMDVCAALAAVHAAGLVHGDVKATNVMRAGASSTDTRASGRIVLMDFGSAREPGTDAAFGTPLGAAPELLRGDPASVASDLYAVGVLLYRLVARRYPFEADSLGELRDRVSRGERTPLRSARPDLPRGFVELVERALELDPARRFASAAEMEQALGAEIRSRTSRPAAKVMRRLVLVSAAIALLMTVGVVALRERATTSRTSESSNAAPPLLTAEPRVEPTRDPAEDSPTASPAPGASVSRPARGPLERVDVTLFLVNGDVREAVRSGDRIRPGDRLGLEVTSAEPIHVYVLGEDDHGSVVALYPLTAGDREALAPGASHRLPGRHDGEQLNWQVTSAGGRERILVLAGRQRLPSIEGVLATAEPPREGAVVEYPAVGERALLELRGITGIARDSIRPRLQESRLEALARHLGENRTPVWMRLFVLENPMR, encoded by the coding sequence GTGATTAGGGCGAAGGAAGATCCGCGATTGGTCGAACTGGCACTGGTGGTGAGCGACGCGCGGCCGGTGGATTGGGAGCGTGCGCTCGCCGAGTCGCCCGACCTCGAGCCTGCGCTCACGCAGCTGCGGATCCTCGCGCAGGTCGCCGAACAGAGCGAGCAGCCGGTCGAGCCTGCCGAACCGGATCCCGGCAAGACCCTCTTCGAATGGGGAACGCTGCGCGCCTTGAAGCAACTGGGAGCCGGCGGGTTCGGCGAGGTGTTCGCGGCGTGGGATCCGAAGCTCGAGCGCATGGTCGCGCTCAAGCTGCGCCGCTCCGAAGGCGGAGCCGATTCGTCGGGGACTCTGCAATGGCTGCTCGAAGCACGACGACTGGCGAGTGTCCGGCACCCCAACGTGCTCAACGTCTATGGCGCCGACGTCCACGATGGCCGTGCCGGCATCTGGACGGAGCTCATCGCGGGTCGCACGCTGGAGGAAGCGCTGACCGTCCAGGGCGTCTTCGGCGCAGGCGAGGCCTCCATCATCGGAATGGACGTCTGCGCGGCACTGGCCGCCGTGCACGCCGCGGGACTGGTGCACGGCGACGTCAAGGCGACGAACGTGATGCGCGCCGGAGCGTCGTCGACCGACACGCGAGCTTCGGGCCGCATCGTGCTGATGGACTTCGGATCCGCGCGCGAGCCAGGCACCGATGCGGCGTTCGGAACACCGCTCGGTGCGGCGCCCGAGCTGTTGCGGGGTGATCCCGCATCCGTCGCATCGGATCTCTACGCGGTCGGTGTACTGCTCTACCGCCTGGTCGCGCGTCGCTACCCGTTCGAAGCCGATTCACTCGGAGAGTTGCGAGACCGCGTCTCCCGCGGCGAGCGGACCCCGCTTCGGAGCGCGCGGCCGGACTTGCCGCGCGGCTTCGTCGAGCTCGTCGAACGGGCGCTCGAACTCGACCCGGCTCGCCGTTTCGCGAGCGCCGCCGAAATGGAGCAGGCGCTCGGTGCGGAAATTCGCTCACGGACCTCCCGACCCGCCGCGAAGGTCATGCGGCGGCTGGTGCTCGTTTCGGCGGCGATCGCACTCCTCATGACCGTCGGGGTGGTCGCGCTGCGCGAGCGCGCAACCACGTCTCGAACCTCGGAGTCGAGCAACGCAGCACCCCCGCTCCTGACCGCCGAGCCTCGCGTCGAGCCGACGAGAGATCCCGCGGAGGACTCGCCAACCGCTTCGCCGGCCCCCGGCGCGAGCGTGAGCAGGCCGGCTCGGGGTCCGCTCGAGCGCGTCGATGTGACTCTTTTCCTGGTCAATGGTGACGTACGGGAAGCGGTCCGAAGCGGCGATCGGATCAGGCCCGGTGATCGCCTCGGGCTCGAAGTCACGAGCGCCGAGCCGATTCATGTCTATGTCCTGGGCGAAGACGATCACGGCAGCGTCGTCGCGCTCTATCCGCTGACAGCGGGAGACCGTGAGGCGCTCGCACCGGGCGCCTCCCATCGCCTGCCGGGCCGCCACGACGGCGAGCAATTGAACTGGCAGGTGACGAGCGCCGGCGGGCGCGAGCGGATTCTGGTGCTCGCCGGGCGACAGCGACTCCCCTCGATCGAAGGTGTCCTCGCGACTGCGGAACCGCCGCGAGAGGGAGCAGTCGTGGAGTATCCTGCGGTCGGTGAGCGAGCACTGCTCGAGCTGCGCGGAATCACCGGCATCGCGCGGGATTCGATCCGACCCCGCCTGCAGGAGAGTCGGCTCGAGGCACTCGCCCGCCACCTTGGCGAAAATCGAACACCGGTGTGGATGCGCCTGTTCGTGCTCGAGAATCCGATGCGCTAA
- a CDS encoding sigma-70 family RNA polymerase sigma factor, with translation MEPNEAKGGPRAWDAAGGASHPLESTAVLLERTRGGDREAHERLFARFIPILTRWAHQRLPRGARDLSDTPDIVQVTLMRAFARLDAFEPRGEGAFLGYLRQILMNAVRDEIRRVARRRPAVQFEHEIPDPRPSALEELLGREALDRYERALARLSAEQREAVILRIELGYDHARIAEALGKPTANAARMLVARSLAVLAEEMRD, from the coding sequence GTGGAACCGAATGAAGCGAAGGGCGGTCCTCGCGCCTGGGACGCCGCGGGTGGTGCGAGCCACCCGCTCGAGAGCACGGCGGTGCTGCTCGAGCGAACTCGTGGCGGCGATCGGGAAGCGCACGAGCGCCTGTTCGCGCGCTTCATCCCGATCCTCACGCGTTGGGCCCATCAGCGCCTGCCGCGCGGAGCGCGTGATCTCTCCGACACGCCGGACATCGTCCAGGTGACTCTGATGAGGGCCTTCGCCCGACTGGATGCGTTCGAGCCTCGCGGCGAGGGAGCGTTTCTCGGCTACCTGCGCCAGATTCTGATGAACGCGGTGCGGGACGAGATCCGTCGGGTGGCGCGCCGCCGACCGGCGGTGCAGTTCGAACACGAGATTCCGGATCCGCGGCCGTCGGCGCTCGAGGAGCTGCTGGGCCGAGAAGCACTCGATCGCTACGAGCGCGCGCTGGCTCGGCTCTCCGCGGAACAGCGCGAGGCCGTGATCCTGCGGATCGAGCTCGGCTACGACCACGCCCGTATCGCCGAGGCGCTCGGCAAGCCGACGGCGAACGCGGCGCGCATGCTGGTCGCGCGCTCGCTCGCGGTCCTCGCGGAGGAGATGCGTGATTAG
- the ispG gene encoding flavodoxin-dependent (E)-4-hydroxy-3-methylbut-2-enyl-diphosphate synthase has translation MPLIRIDETRASGRRPAVVCRVGEVAIGGGHPVVVQSMTNTPTEDPAATARQAAELAAAGSELVRITVNTREAAAAVPEIRRQLDDRGVTAPLVGDFHYNGHLLLTEFPDCARALAKYRINPGNVGVGNQHDDNFRRMIEVAVANGKPVRIGVNWGSLDRTLLTHLMDENARRAAPMADREVVLEAMRESALRSAELAERCGQPHDRIILSAKVSDVRDLVSVYRALGAACDYPLHLGLTEAGLGTKGIVATTAALAVLLYEGIGDTIRTSLTPSPGGDRADEVRVCQQILQSLGLRHFTPQVTSCPGCGRTTSTFFQELATQVTAHIQRRMIEWRESYPGVEELKIAVMGCIVNGPGESKHADIGISLPGTGEDPRAPVFVDGKLKLTLKGDAIAADFARMLDEYVEARFGTAATRR, from the coding sequence ATGCCCTTGATTCGTATCGATGAAACGCGCGCTTCCGGGCGCCGGCCGGCCGTGGTCTGCCGCGTCGGCGAGGTCGCCATCGGCGGCGGGCACCCGGTGGTCGTGCAGTCCATGACGAACACTCCGACCGAGGACCCCGCCGCGACCGCTCGACAGGCCGCCGAGCTGGCCGCGGCGGGCTCCGAGCTGGTCCGCATCACGGTGAATACTCGCGAGGCCGCGGCAGCCGTGCCCGAGATCCGCCGGCAGCTCGACGATCGCGGAGTGACGGCACCGCTGGTCGGCGACTTTCACTACAACGGCCACCTGCTGTTGACCGAGTTCCCGGATTGCGCGCGCGCGCTCGCCAAGTACCGCATCAATCCGGGAAACGTCGGCGTCGGCAACCAGCACGACGACAATTTTCGCCGCATGATCGAGGTCGCGGTCGCGAATGGAAAGCCGGTGCGCATCGGTGTGAACTGGGGCTCGCTCGATCGCACGCTGCTCACGCATCTGATGGACGAGAACGCCCGCCGCGCGGCACCCATGGCCGATCGCGAGGTGGTGCTCGAGGCGATGCGCGAAAGCGCGCTGCGCTCGGCTGAACTGGCGGAACGCTGCGGCCAGCCTCACGACCGCATCATCCTCTCCGCCAAGGTCAGCGACGTGCGCGACCTGGTGTCGGTCTATCGGGCGCTCGGCGCGGCCTGCGACTATCCGCTGCATCTGGGCCTCACCGAGGCCGGCCTCGGCACCAAAGGCATCGTGGCCACCACCGCCGCACTCGCGGTGCTGCTCTACGAAGGAATCGGCGACACCATCCGCACCAGCCTCACCCCTTCGCCGGGCGGCGACCGCGCCGACGAAGTTCGCGTGTGCCAGCAGATTCTCCAGTCCCTGGGGCTGCGGCACTTCACGCCGCAGGTCACCTCGTGTCCGGGCTGCGGGCGCACCACCAGCACGTTCTTCCAGGAGCTCGCGACCCAGGTCACGGCGCACATCCAGCGCCGCATGATCGAGTGGCGTGAGAGTTACCCCGGAGTCGAGGAACTCAAGATCGCGGTGATGGGCTGCATCGTGAACGGGCCGGGCGAGAGCAAGCACGCCGACATCGGCATCTCGCTGCCCGGAACCGGCGAAGATCCGCGCGCGCCGGTGTTCGTCGACGGCAAGCTCAAGCTCACGCTCAAGGGTGATGCGATCGCTGCGGATTTCGCGCGCATGCTGGACGAATACGTCGAGGCGCGTTTCGGAACCGCGGCGACGCGACGCTGA
- a CDS encoding PorT family protein produces MKLRSAFLSVVFVAAAAVPASAAGFTGGVNAGFGMPIGDLSDVASTGFNLGLFGEQMMNDHIAIGGEIGLQSYGGNDDFEKDLSSLASENVDFTLRAVPVLAYGKFVLGAQGTALPFLRAGLGLYHLTGKTEGETFDADDSETKFGLNFGGGAAFKVNDSLTWGIDGLYHYILGAASDGSGDESAGSIVTVRGSLAFAFTK; encoded by the coding sequence ATGAAGTTGCGTTCGGCATTTCTTTCAGTCGTGTTCGTCGCGGCTGCGGCAGTACCCGCTTCGGCGGCGGGATTCACGGGCGGCGTGAACGCCGGCTTCGGCATGCCGATCGGTGACCTGAGCGACGTCGCCTCGACGGGCTTCAATCTGGGCCTGTTCGGCGAGCAGATGATGAACGACCACATCGCGATCGGCGGCGAAATCGGATTGCAGAGCTACGGCGGCAATGACGACTTCGAGAAGGACCTTTCGAGTCTTGCCTCTGAGAACGTCGACTTCACGCTGCGCGCGGTGCCGGTGCTTGCGTACGGCAAGTTCGTGCTCGGTGCTCAGGGCACCGCGCTACCGTTTCTGCGTGCCGGGCTCGGGCTCTATCACCTGACTGGAAAGACCGAAGGGGAGACCTTCGATGCCGACGACAGCGAGACCAAGTTCGGACTGAACTTCGGCGGTGGTGCCGCGTTCAAAGTAAACGACTCGCTCACCTGGGGCATCGACGGCCTGTACCACTACATCCTGGGCGCGGCGTCGGACGGCTCGGGCGACGAGTCCGCGGGCTCGATCGTGACGGTCCGCGGCTCGCTGGCGTTCGCCTTCACGAAGTAA
- a CDS encoding T9SS type A sorting domain-containing protein has protein sequence MNAPTARIALLLVVLLTGRAEAQSGGAYSLGWSSLDGGGQTLATGGLYRIAGSLGQAEAGKLTGGLYSLSGGFWTPPSAGAVDAPVTEAIPRVFATRPAAPNPFRTTTTLAFELPATRHVDVAVHGIDGRLVRRLIDHELTAGRHRAVWDGRDERGQLVASGVYFARIRAGESTSTLRVVRLD, from the coding sequence ATGAATGCTCCAACCGCACGGATCGCCTTGTTGCTCGTTGTCTTGCTGACCGGCCGTGCCGAGGCGCAGTCCGGTGGAGCCTATTCGCTCGGCTGGAGTTCGCTGGACGGCGGCGGGCAGACGCTCGCCACCGGAGGGCTCTACCGAATCGCCGGGAGCCTTGGCCAGGCGGAGGCCGGAAAGCTCACCGGTGGCCTCTATTCGCTGAGCGGAGGCTTCTGGACTCCACCTTCAGCCGGGGCCGTCGATGCGCCGGTGACCGAAGCGATCCCGCGCGTATTCGCCACCCGACCCGCGGCCCCGAATCCCTTTCGAACCACGACCACCCTGGCGTTCGAGCTGCCCGCCACGCGCCATGTCGATGTGGCGGTGCATGGAATCGATGGTCGGTTGGTGCGTCGCCTGATCGACCACGAGCTGACCGCCGGCCGTCACCGTGCCGTGTGGGACGGGCGGGATGAGCGCGGCCAGCTCGTCGCGTCCGGCGTGTACTTCGCGCGCATTCGTGCCGGCGAGTCGACCTCGACGCTGCGTGTCGTGCGTCTCGACTGA